From one Fibrobacter sp. UWP2 genomic stretch:
- the orn gene encoding oligoribonuclease, which yields MTKKKSSRNLVWMDLEMSGLDPDKDVILEIATIVTDAELNILAEGPVIAIHQGENVFESMDEWNSKHHTQSGLVERCRHSQYSTADAEKVTFDFIKPFTEKTKNVLCGNSITQDRRFLYKYMPEISNWLCYRNIDVSSIKELSFRWYPQLAEFQKEKRHEALNDIRESIAELAYYRKTIFK from the coding sequence ATGACAAAAAAGAAAAGTTCTAGAAACTTGGTCTGGATGGACCTGGAAATGTCCGGACTCGACCCCGACAAGGATGTTATCCTGGAAATCGCCACAATCGTTACCGATGCGGAACTGAACATCCTTGCAGAAGGACCCGTCATAGCCATACACCAGGGTGAGAACGTCTTTGAATCCATGGACGAGTGGAATTCCAAGCACCACACTCAGAGCGGGCTCGTGGAACGCTGCAGGCATTCGCAGTACTCCACCGCCGATGCCGAGAAAGTGACATTCGACTTTATCAAGCCCTTTACCGAAAAGACAAAGAACGTGCTATGCGGCAATTCCATCACGCAGGACAGACGCTTTTTGTACAAATACATGCCCGAAATATCGAACTGGCTTTGCTACAGGAATATAGACGTCAGTTCCATCAAGGAACTTTCGTTCCGCTGGTATCCGCAACTCGCCGAATTCCAGAAGGAAAAGCGCCACGAGGCACTGAACGATATCCGCGAGAGCATCGCCGAGCTCGCCTACTACCGCAAGACGATTTTTAAGTAA
- a CDS encoding penicillin-binding transpeptidase domain-containing protein, which translates to MRNRCIAAAVFIIFCTLIGSCIFGGESDTQAPVASTAVSTSLPTADSAENAPVDSAEKPVNALQASAPLTKAEEQVENIANTQATIIAAVTPETQPEIEVIDSAHIKNQKDVFLAEKIDIMLRRFKPLHSVMLVVEPKTNEIIAWGETKDGKVQNDPDYFVKNTFPAASLAKTITIAAAMESNRYSLNTPIPDQGAHHTLYKRQLRVAENYTGPTIELQDAYAKSANPPLAIIGMNVGASRLKSAAKNLGYNMNFPSGIPGRSNYNPPDTGYGLAEASCGFTESTTLTPLLAAAQVRSILTKKPLEIPWAANLPQFAPKNRIALDVGKFSENTYYGLREAMIRSITNGTARKHISTRNMARKNFNALNIGGKTGSLDGHDPYGRYEWFMGFAQAKEDPSKAIVVVILQIHDLQGFRSQPACQVAAMIINYWAHKTLWSN; encoded by the coding sequence ATGAGAAATCGCTGCATTGCCGCAGCCGTCTTTATTATCTTCTGCACACTGATTGGCTCCTGCATTTTTGGCGGGGAGTCCGATACCCAAGCGCCAGTCGCCTCGACCGCCGTTTCTACCAGTCTGCCAACCGCGGACTCAGCAGAAAACGCCCCAGTCGACTCCGCCGAGAAACCCGTAAACGCCCTACAGGCGAGCGCCCCGCTGACCAAGGCCGAAGAACAGGTCGAAAACATCGCGAACACGCAGGCGACCATCATCGCCGCGGTCACCCCAGAAACTCAGCCAGAGATCGAGGTCATCGACAGTGCCCACATCAAAAATCAAAAGGACGTGTTCCTCGCCGAAAAAATCGACATCATGCTGAGACGCTTCAAGCCTTTACACAGCGTGATGCTGGTAGTGGAACCCAAGACCAACGAGATTATCGCCTGGGGCGAGACCAAGGACGGCAAAGTGCAAAACGACCCCGACTACTTTGTCAAAAACACCTTCCCCGCCGCCTCGCTCGCCAAGACCATCACCATCGCCGCGGCCATGGAGAGCAACCGCTACTCGCTCAACACGCCCATTCCCGATCAGGGGGCGCACCACACCTTGTACAAGCGCCAACTGCGCGTCGCCGAGAACTACACGGGACCAACCATCGAGCTGCAGGACGCTTACGCCAAGTCGGCAAACCCGCCCTTGGCCATCATCGGCATGAACGTGGGGGCGAGCCGCCTCAAGAGCGCCGCCAAGAACCTGGGCTACAACATGAACTTTCCCAGCGGGATCCCCGGGCGTTCGAACTACAACCCGCCCGACACGGGCTACGGCCTCGCCGAAGCCAGCTGCGGCTTTACCGAGTCGACCACCCTCACGCCGCTCCTCGCCGCCGCCCAGGTGCGCTCCATCCTCACCAAAAAGCCGCTCGAAATCCCCTGGGCAGCAAACCTCCCCCAGTTCGCCCCCAAGAACCGCATTGCGCTCGACGTGGGCAAGTTCAGTGAGAATACCTACTACGGGCTCAGGGAGGCCATGATCCGCAGCATCACCAACGGCACCGCCCGCAAGCACATCTCGACCCGCAACATGGCTCGCAAAAACTTCAACGCCCTGAACATCGGCGGCAAAACGGGTAGCCTGGACGGCCACGACCCATATGGACGTTACGAATGGTTCATGGGTTTCGCACAAGCTAAAGAGGACCCGAGCAAGGCGATTGTCGTCGTCATTCTGCAAATCCACGATTTGCAGGGTTTCCGCTCGCAGCCCGCGTGCCAAGTCGCCGCAATGATTATAAATTATTGGGCACACAAAACCCTTTGGAGCAACTAA
- the lgt gene encoding prolipoprotein diacylglyceryl transferase produces MEPTWWNLIPTYFDGTAFALGSFEVRWYGVMYIFAFVTAYLTMWKINKKENMGYTKEQFDSMFTWIIAGILIGARLGYVFFYKPHYYLQNPTEIILPLSHDALGYHFTGIAGMSYHGGLFIGLLFVIIGLKRNKMKIWPWLNLCFLAAPLAYTWGRWGNFINGELFGEVTTSPIGMFFPLAHDSPITNPILHHPSQLYEMCFEGVILFAVLYNLRRIPLLRDKMPCLYLMGYGIFRFFIEFFRRPDAHLGRIDLFGMSRGQTLCSIMIITGLVWLIVLIYRQKKAASSLPQG; encoded by the coding sequence ATGGAACCGACCTGGTGGAACCTTATACCGACTTATTTTGATGGAACCGCATTCGCCCTTGGCAGTTTCGAGGTACGCTGGTACGGCGTAATGTACATTTTTGCCTTTGTCACCGCCTACCTCACCATGTGGAAAATCAACAAGAAAGAGAACATGGGCTACACCAAGGAACAGTTCGACAGCATGTTCACCTGGATTATCGCAGGCATTTTGATTGGCGCCAGACTCGGCTACGTGTTCTTTTACAAGCCGCATTACTACCTGCAGAACCCCACGGAGATTATTTTGCCGCTGAGCCATGACGCCCTCGGCTACCATTTTACCGGCATTGCGGGCATGAGCTATCACGGTGGACTCTTCATTGGCCTCCTCTTTGTGATTATCGGACTCAAGCGGAACAAAATGAAGATATGGCCCTGGCTTAACCTCTGTTTTTTGGCAGCCCCGCTTGCTTACACCTGGGGGCGCTGGGGAAACTTCATCAACGGGGAACTCTTTGGCGAAGTAACCACGAGCCCTATTGGCATGTTCTTCCCGCTTGCCCACGACAGCCCCATCACGAACCCGATTCTGCACCACCCTAGCCAACTCTACGAAATGTGCTTCGAGGGCGTCATCCTATTCGCCGTTCTCTATAACCTGAGACGCATTCCCCTATTGCGCGACAAGATGCCCTGCCTCTACCTGATGGGCTACGGCATATTCCGCTTCTTTATCGAATTCTTCCGCAGGCCCGATGCCCACCTGGGGCGCATCGACCTTTTCGGCATGAGCCGCGGACAGACGCTCTGCAGCATCATGATTATCACGGGCCTTGTGTGGCTGATTGTGCTGATTTACCGCCAGAAGAAAGCGGCTAGCAGCTTACCGCAAGGTTAG